Proteins from a single region of Bacillota bacterium:
- a CDS encoding aldehyde ferredoxin oxidoreductase family protein: protein MLRGDPLANVLYIDLSKKKHWVERREDLFEKSIGGAGAAVELLHEECPRGADPFSPENPIVFAVGPLTGLFPLASKTVAMFKSPHTGNLGESHAGGRSAVAIRTAGYGAIVIRGANDIPGYVAIHGSEVHFRDARTLWGMRDSFTVGRIIRENEPAAGLRSIMRIGRAGEKLIPYACVTTESYRHFGRLGLGAVFGSKKLKAVVVSGKHSLPVGGGEGAGGAAEYRRVYDQIYQEAVASPVMKKYHDLGTPENVLPLNALGGLPTRNLKDARFEGADRISGEALAEHYLGRRLACSHCPVGCIHIAALREPDENEPYFYKTSMISYDYELIYALGSMLGGSDPEGLLKLIDRIEVYGLDAMSTGVVLAWATEAQERGLVSEDAAGGLRLAWGDYPAYLEAVRRIIEQPNEFYAALARGVEHAASVYGGEDFALAFGGNEMPGYHTGPGAHLGFLVGARHSHLDSAGYSVDQKVLMKRQIPPDELAREILKEERWRQVLSSLVACFFARGIYSPERTAAALRVAGFEYTADDLKRIGADIHRRKYAFKFREGFSFETLRVPGRIFETPSPVGALHERYLQAAISSIGETVGAGD from the coding sequence ATGCTTAGGGGCGATCCTCTCGCAAACGTCCTCTACATAGACCTTTCCAAGAAGAAGCATTGGGTCGAGCGGCGGGAGGACCTCTTCGAGAAGAGCATAGGAGGCGCGGGCGCGGCGGTCGAGCTCCTGCACGAGGAGTGCCCCCGGGGTGCCGATCCGTTTTCCCCCGAGAACCCAATCGTCTTCGCCGTGGGCCCGTTGACGGGGCTGTTTCCCCTGGCCTCGAAGACCGTTGCCATGTTCAAGTCCCCCCACACCGGTAACCTCGGCGAGAGCCATGCCGGAGGGCGAAGCGCCGTCGCCATTCGCACGGCAGGGTACGGGGCGATCGTCATCCGGGGGGCGAACGATATCCCGGGGTATGTGGCTATCCACGGCAGCGAGGTCCACTTCCGCGACGCCCGTACCCTCTGGGGCATGAGGGACAGCTTCACCGTTGGTCGCATCATCCGGGAGAACGAGCCGGCGGCCGGGCTTCGCAGCATCATGCGCATCGGCAGGGCGGGCGAGAAACTGATACCGTACGCTTGCGTTACCACGGAGAGCTACAGACATTTTGGCAGGCTGGGGCTCGGCGCGGTCTTCGGCAGCAAAAAGCTGAAGGCGGTCGTGGTGTCGGGCAAGCACTCGCTGCCGGTGGGAGGGGGAGAGGGCGCGGGGGGCGCCGCGGAATACCGGCGCGTGTACGACCAGATATACCAGGAAGCCGTTGCCTCGCCGGTCATGAAGAAATACCACGACCTCGGGACGCCGGAAAACGTCCTGCCCTTGAACGCCCTCGGTGGACTGCCAACACGTAACCTGAAGGACGCCAGGTTTGAGGGGGCTGACCGCATCTCCGGGGAGGCGCTGGCCGAGCATTACCTGGGGCGGAGGCTGGCCTGCTCCCACTGTCCGGTGGGGTGCATACACATTGCGGCGCTCCGGGAGCCTGACGAAAACGAGCCTTACTTTTACAAGACCAGCATGATCTCTTACGACTACGAGCTTATCTACGCGCTTGGCTCTATGCTCGGCGGCTCGGACCCCGAGGGCCTTCTGAAGCTCATCGACCGCATCGAGGTCTACGGGCTTGACGCCATGAGCACAGGCGTGGTGCTGGCCTGGGCGACCGAGGCCCAGGAGCGCGGCCTCGTATCTGAGGACGCGGCAGGCGGCCTTCGGCTTGCCTGGGGCGATTATCCCGCCTACCTCGAGGCGGTGCGGCGGATCATCGAGCAGCCGAACGAGTTCTACGCGGCGCTCGCGCGCGGCGTTGAGCACGCTGCCTCGGTATACGGGGGCGAGGACTTTGCCCTCGCCTTCGGTGGCAACGAGATGCCGGGATATCACACGGGCCCCGGGGCGCACTTGGGGTTTCTGGTGGGAGCGCGGCACAGCCACCTGGACAGCGCAGGTTACAGCGTGGACCAGAAGGTGCTCATGAAGAGGCAGATCCCTCCGGACGAACTCGCGCGCGAGATCCTCAAGGAGGAACGCTGGAGGCAGGTCCTGTCCAGCCTGGTGGCGTGCTTCTTCGCGAGGGGCATATACAGCCCTGAGAGGACCGCCGCGGCCCTGCGGGTGGCCGGGTTCGAGTACACCGCCGATGACCTCAAGAGGATCGGCGCAGACATACACAGACGGAAGTACGCCTTCAAATTCCGCGAGGGGTTTTCGTTCGAGACGCTCCGCGTGCCTGGGCGGATTTTCGAGACTCCGAGCCCAGTCGGCGCGTTGCATGAGAGGTACCTGCAGGCGGCCATTTCCAGCATCGGGGAGACAGTCGGGGCTGGTGACTAG